The Schistocerca nitens isolate TAMUIC-IGC-003100 chromosome 2, iqSchNite1.1, whole genome shotgun sequence nucleotide sequence gAAGGAAGAGGGAATGAATTTCAGCAAATGTTTCCAaatcaaacaaacaaatataaatagGTTGATTTATTGGAACGGCGTATTCAGTACATTTATGCTTTCTCGTAGTCGATACCCAGTATAAAGGCGTTGTAGCTTGTCTTGTAAGGACCAGCAGATATATCGATAGATGAATATGTAGGGTAAGTGTAGCTGCCACCGTACGAGATTTCGAACAGGTAATATTTGGACGGATCGGTCTTGTAGCTGATAGGCACCCTGAGGAGCTGGAGAGgttcggctacttccgagtagGTGGCTGTGGCCACGACTTTCCAGTCGGACACGCCATAGGGAGTCTCGCTCATGGTGATCCTGATGTTCTGCTGCTCCGGGCCTATCTCCAGAGTGGCGTAGTTGCGCACGTGGCTGCTGAGGTAGAGTGCGTTCACCTGGTACGCGCCCGTGTAGTTGTGTGGGGTGTTGAAGACGCCCATGCAGCACTTCATCTCGCCCGCGTAGTCCGCCGGGTCTTGGAACAGCACCGTCCTCTTCGGGTACGAAGCTGAAAATACATCACGTCCGCATTAAGTGACAGTCAGTTGTTATCTAGCGTTACTAGAATCTGGCGTACGAAAACAGACAGAAACAACACCAAAATTATCTGTTGGCTACAGTATTTATAATCACACGTGTGTCTACTTGCTAAATGATAAAACTTCAAGACAAAGCAAAAGGATCTAAAGTTGTTTTAGGTGATGTTTTATGATTCGACTGAAGAACAGAGACAAAAACAATTATCAGAAATAAATTTTGCTGTGAAACTTCTCAGCCTGTAATGTTCCCTCAGGAGTTGCTTATAAGATGGATATAGTTTTCTATAGGAAAGTCCGCTTAGGAACGCAAGACAAATAGTGTCTTTCTTCACAATCTGTCGCTTTCTTGGTATGCTATGATATAAGCTTTCTGCTATTGTCTCTAACTACTCCACTTGTAAAGAACCCATATATTAATGTGTACTGTTCCCAGCTTCCTTTTTTTGTCTTTGTATCCGTGGAGAGTTTTGCTATAGCGTAAGTTTTTCCCTATATACGTTGTGTAGTTACAGTTTTTCgaattgttttccatttttctaaTATCAAATACTTACACATTTATTAGTATGTGATTTTACTCATTTCTAAGAACATAATAGCATAAAATTGCAATATCCCTTAAAGGTACATTCTCCTAGACAGCCTATAAAATAAGGGACTTTTACGATTTCGTTTTGGAAAAACAAATGAAGGAATCAACGTATATCTTGTTGCACATTACTTATTGATTACTGGATAAcattttctcattacttttttttttaaaaaatcagtcttCATTACGCCTCCCCATGCTATGTCGAAAATGAGGTGTGTCCATGACGGATGTCTCTGTCTGCAAATCTTATCCgaaattaaaaaacaaacaattttctttATCTATAGGATATTGTGACAGAGTATTagcataattttttgtaatttgaaaaataataaaatggagAGGATTTTAAACAAAGATATACTTGTGTCGTGTGTTTTTGCGCACGTTTATTGCAATAACTAATACataaattaaaagaagaaaatagCCTTTTCCTCCGTTATTTA carries:
- the LOC126235986 gene encoding uncharacterized protein LOC126235986 isoform X5 — encoded protein: MLRHALALLLIAAVGSASYPKITVLFQDPADYADEMKCCMGAFNTPHNYTGAYQVNALYLSSHVRNYATLEIGPEQQNIRITMSETPYGVSDWKVVATATYSEVAEPLQLLRVPISYKTDPSKYYLFEISYGGSYTYPTYSSIDISAGPYKTSYNAFILGIDYEKA
- the LOC126235986 gene encoding uncharacterized protein LOC126235986 isoform X3, with the translated sequence MLREAAALLLIAAVASASYPKRTVLFQDPADYAGEMKCCMGVFNTPHNYTGAYQVNALYLSSHVRNYATLEIGPEQQNIRITMSETPYGVSDWKVVATATYSEVAEPLQLLRVPISYKTDPSKYYLFEISYGGSYTYPTYSSIDISAGPYKTSYNAFILGIDYEKA